The following are encoded together in the Bacillota bacterium genome:
- a CDS encoding branched-chain amino acid ABC transporter permease, with protein sequence MSIFIRAADMEQTVQALISGVLLGSVLAFLSAGFSLVWGATGTINISHSALAVASAYLAYSLASRGPGGLAVSLLVSAPFGFAVGVLVYRVLVRPAARRAQDFSLATLVITFGLSIAFENILAGRWGPGPRVLNLSVAGRSVALLGARVPLATLLAAALAWLGLAALWVFLYRSHPGKAVRAVWQDQVGAALYGIDRDRVTGLAFGLAAATASLGGIAMGMVYAFSPTVHIEWLIWAFLIVIVGGVGSLYGAALAGLLIGLASTAVGLLIPFSWTPLILFGMLMGVILWRPTGLFRF encoded by the coding sequence TTGTCAATCTTCATTCGGGCGGCCGACATGGAACAGACGGTTCAGGCCCTGATCAGCGGCGTACTCCTGGGATCCGTGCTGGCCTTCCTGAGCGCCGGCTTTAGCCTGGTCTGGGGGGCTACGGGGACCATCAACATCAGCCACTCGGCCCTTGCGGTAGCGAGTGCGTACCTGGCGTATTCGCTTGCCTCTCGGGGGCCAGGAGGGCTCGCGGTGAGCCTGCTGGTGAGCGCACCGTTCGGGTTCGCCGTGGGGGTGCTGGTGTACAGGGTGTTGGTCCGGCCGGCCGCCCGGCGCGCGCAGGATTTCTCCCTGGCCACGCTCGTCATCACTTTTGGCCTCAGCATCGCTTTTGAGAATATCCTGGCAGGCCGCTGGGGGCCAGGCCCCCGGGTGCTCAACCTGTCCGTCGCCGGCCGGTCGGTTGCACTTTTGGGCGCCAGGGTGCCGCTTGCGACTCTGCTCGCCGCGGCCCTGGCCTGGCTGGGCCTGGCAGCCTTGTGGGTGTTCTTGTATCGGAGCCACCCGGGCAAGGCGGTCCGCGCGGTCTGGCAGGACCAGGTGGGGGCCGCCCTCTACGGGATCGACCGCGACCGGGTCACGGGGCTCGCTTTTGGTCTGGCCGCAGCGACGGCCTCCCTGGGAGGCATCGCAATGGGAATGGTCTACGCCTTCAGCCCGACCGTGCACATCGAATGGCTCATCTGGGCGTTTCTCATCGTGATAGTGGGCGGAGTGGGAAGTCTTTACGGAGCTGCGCTGGCAGGGTTGCTGATTGGTCTCGCGAGTACCGCCGTCGGCCTGTTGATTCCGTTCTCCTGGACGCCGCTCATCCTGTTCGGCATGCTGATGGGGGTCATCTTGTGGCGACCCACCGGGCTGTTCCGTTTTTGA
- a CDS encoding amino acid ABC transporter substrate-binding protein, with the protein MNKIARRDVLKAAALAGMSVLVPGSRRLRAQTGAPVRIGCTLPLTGPFADTGTWVQRGYEYWAEEVNARGGLLGRPVELRVLDDASSVERATSLLERLISVDRVDLILGGYPGTSAAAQMLVAERYRKVYISMGGHMASFSRGFKYSFGAPPLMGEWWYTGVWKWLATMNPAERPQRAAAITLNNAIGQAVRKNMVDGLKSLGIPLVVDELYTLPLASAEPLVQKAKGAGADLFIANGFFGEGVQTVRAMKALDYNPKLFLQGIGSIIPEWVKELGPDGDYVVSGTPLHHKLPYPGLSRLVDVVKARFTLDEPPQYFLFGYAWAQALEKAVEGSKSLGDDDLASYLRLHPIDTIAGRLKFGETGLPEPYEYTTQVINGKVELIWPLFARTADPVYPRPPWRR; encoded by the coding sequence ATGAACAAGATCGCCCGCAGAGACGTGTTGAAGGCCGCGGCGCTCGCCGGGATGTCGGTTCTTGTTCCTGGCTCCCGGAGGCTCCGTGCGCAGACGGGGGCTCCCGTTCGCATTGGCTGCACCCTTCCTCTGACCGGACCATTTGCCGATACCGGCACTTGGGTGCAGAGAGGTTACGAATACTGGGCGGAGGAGGTAAACGCCAGGGGAGGCCTGCTCGGCCGTCCCGTAGAACTCCGGGTGTTGGACGACGCCTCCAGTGTAGAGCGAGCGACCAGCTTGCTTGAACGCCTGATCTCGGTTGACCGGGTGGATCTGATCCTCGGAGGCTATCCGGGCACCTCGGCCGCGGCCCAGATGCTGGTGGCCGAGCGCTATCGCAAGGTTTACATCTCCATGGGAGGCCACATGGCTTCCTTCAGTCGCGGTTTCAAGTACTCCTTTGGCGCTCCACCGCTTATGGGCGAGTGGTGGTACACAGGTGTCTGGAAGTGGCTGGCCACGATGAATCCGGCCGAGCGGCCACAGCGAGCTGCGGCCATTACCCTCAATAACGCGATCGGCCAGGCTGTCCGGAAGAACATGGTTGACGGTTTGAAGAGCCTGGGAATACCACTGGTGGTTGACGAACTCTACACCCTGCCGCTTGCCTCGGCCGAGCCCCTGGTGCAAAAGGCGAAAGGGGCGGGCGCGGACCTCTTCATCGCCAATGGCTTTTTCGGTGAGGGCGTGCAAACGGTTCGCGCCATGAAAGCTCTCGACTACAATCCGAAGCTCTTCCTCCAGGGCATCGGATCGATCATACCTGAGTGGGTCAAGGAGCTCGGGCCAGATGGGGACTACGTGGTTTCTGGAACCCCCCTGCACCACAAGTTGCCTTATCCAGGGCTCTCCCGGCTCGTTGACGTGGTGAAGGCGCGTTTCACTCTGGACGAACCTCCGCAGTACTTCCTGTTCGGGTACGCGTGGGCGCAGGCTCTGGAGAAGGCGGTGGAAGGCAGCAAGAGCCTGGGGGACGACGACCTGGCCTCCTATCTGAGGCTGCATCCCATCGACACCATCGCCGGGAGGCTGAAGTTCGGCGAGACGGGGCTTCCCGAACCGTACGAATACACGACGCAGGTGATCAACGGCAAAGTCGAGTTGATCTGGCCCCTCTTTGCCCGAACTGCCGATCCGGTCTACCCGAGGCCACCGTGGAGAAGATGA
- a CDS encoding cyclase family protein, whose amino-acid sequence MEEFEWGGRRVVLIDLSDTLENETAPFEPNRHEIRYIDHVEGMKLGAEIFKLSPDVLSRIFPRGYAWAVEVATLSSHSGTHVDAPYHYGPRMVDGRPARPIDQVPLRWCFGDGVVLDMTHKRRGEGITARDIEEALRKIGYALKPYDIVLIRTDTYKRFKEKGYDVLHAGLTREGTAYLVERGVKLIGIDAWGIDRPFDVMFKEALEGRYEFWQSHFYGLENEYCQIEKLANLDKIPRPYGFTVMAFPAKIKGASAGWARVVALVDLGAA is encoded by the coding sequence ATGGAGGAATTTGAATGGGGTGGGCGCCGGGTTGTGCTCATCGACCTGAGCGACACGCTCGAGAACGAGACGGCGCCGTTTGAACCAAACCGCCATGAGATTCGCTACATTGACCATGTAGAGGGCATGAAGCTGGGGGCCGAGATCTTCAAGCTCTCTCCAGATGTGCTGTCCAGGATCTTCCCGAGAGGGTACGCCTGGGCGGTCGAGGTTGCAACTCTCTCGTCGCACTCGGGAACGCACGTCGACGCCCCCTATCACTATGGCCCTCGCATGGTGGACGGGCGGCCTGCCCGCCCCATCGACCAGGTCCCGCTTCGCTGGTGTTTCGGCGACGGCGTCGTGCTGGACATGACCCACAAGAGGCGCGGGGAGGGCATCACCGCACGAGACATCGAGGAAGCCCTTCGGAAGATCGGCTACGCCCTCAAGCCCTACGACATTGTCTTGATCCGTACGGACACGTACAAGCGATTCAAAGAGAAGGGTTACGACGTGCTCCATGCTGGCCTGACCCGGGAGGGGACGGCTTACCTGGTGGAACGGGGCGTCAAACTCATCGGTATTGACGCCTGGGGCATCGACCGGCCTTTTGACGTGATGTTCAAAGAGGCACTGGAAGGCCGGTATGAATTCTGGCAGTCACATTTCTACGGATTGGAGAATGAGTACTGCCAGATCGAGAAGCTGGCCAACCTCGACAAGATTCCTCGCCCCTACGGATTCACCGTCATGGCATTTCCTGCCAAGATCAAGGGGGCCAGTGCGGGCTGGGCTCGGGTCGTTGCTCTGGTCGACCTGGGAGCCGCTTGA